A single genomic interval of Candidatus Obscuribacterales bacterium harbors:
- a CDS encoding IS630 family transposase — MGRRLKLEPHLTIEELEQRYKSAKSGIERGHYQLIWLLHLGKGTAEVAEVTGYSRAWIYDVVRSYN, encoded by the coding sequence ATGGGGCGTCGACTGAAGCTAGAACCACATTTAACCATTGAGGAACTGGAGCAGCGTTATAAATCCGCCAAGAGCGGGATTGAACGGGGGCATTATCAGCTCATCTGGCTATTGCACTTGGGCAAGGGTACCGCTGAGGTAGCTGAGGTTACCGGCTACAGCCGAGCCTGGATTTATGACGTGGTCAGAAGCTATAAC